The genomic stretch AAATCTTCCTATTCTATTAATTTGAACATCTTTCAATAAAGTTTCTTTCTTTTCAAAAATTTATCTTAATTAAGGGAGCCATAAAAGGAAATAAAtccttaatatttgtattaattgCATTGAGTAATGTGTAATCTAATTCTTAATTCCTAAGTTAATACCTTATATAGAAggtattaaatgcttaaatacagCCCTAAGGGTTGTATTTAACATTACCCTTAATTTTATATAAGATTAAGAAGTACGTTTATGAAAGGATTCTAGGAATAGGAATTACAATTTGTTAGAGTAAGAggataattacaaattattttaaagttttATCCTTTAAGTTTTTACTTTTCAAATTTATAGATAAATTTTTTAATGGAATATAATTTAGTAATTTGTAAATTAAGTTAGTTATCCGTACGTACAAAATGCATACACTTTAGTACTTTAGAGTTGCGTGTTTGCAAATTGCAAATATGAATTCCATCTTTTGATGGTATATATAGCCATATAAGTTTATGATTTTCCAGTGGTACATAACTTATAAAACTCGATCTATTAGAtagaatttgcacaaatattagaTAGAATTTGCACAAATATCGGGGATAACTAACTATACATAAAACCGCCTTTTTTATTGTTAGTCAATAGTTAATCTTATGTTTTTTTTATTCCACTCAATGTAACCAATATCATATCAACTCATTATTTATCTATGAACTTCGTATAttattaatactccgtatatctTTATCTTTAAATCTTTATTTTTAAAATTTGGTACTTCATAAAACCTCAAAAGCCAAACACCAAACATTTGTTTTAGTTTAGGAGTAAGTCATTACATATATTAAGGAGGAAGTATGTTTTCAAAGGACTTGGAAGAGGTTTAGTCAAGTAGGAGTTGTTGATATGATCTTTATGTTTGGGTAATCTAGTTCTCTGAAACTTGAGATCACGAAATAACATCTAATATTATATTGATCACAAAACTTTTTTTTCTTAACTCAATCGAGAGCATTTATATGTCATGAGGTGTAATAATTACCTTTATATTCCATCTTGTATGAATATGAATATTGAGTATGCTAATACCAAATAATAAGAATACTAACGAAACAACAATTCTAGTTACTTACAAACTTAGCTTTTCAAACCAATCCAACTAAGAATACTAACGAACAATAATTCTAGTTACTAATCACAAACTTAGCTTTTCAAACAAATCCAAGGAAGAGGACGTTCATTAGTACTTTTATGATAGAATTAAGTatttcttatttatattttaaaaaaaatataatagttTGAAAAACTTGGAGTCTATTATGACTCTATGAAATAGTCTACGATCATAAGCTCGCAAACTGCTGATTTTAAAGGTGTACGTCCTTCATCAACGACTACTTTTTCACTTCCTTAAACATATTACGATAGTTCGTTATACTCCATGTACTTATATGTACTCATAGCTTTTAATTTTTATTGGGTCTTCATTGCTCCACAATTTACGCTTTCGATTAACTCTCTCTTGATCAAAACTCAAAAGTCTAGAATAGTTAGACAGTTAGTAGGACTTCTAAACCATGTGCAGCTTGTATCCAAAAAGTGACTAATGAGGCCTATTAGTGAGCAACAAGAAGAAATTAACATTATAGAAGTCCATATCTATATTTCAGGTGTGACCAAGTTAATACTGTGTTTAGAAGCGTTTGCAATAGGCACCTTAAAGTTGTTGGTATGGGGCGTAGGCGTAGCAGGAACATCTACTCGAAAAGCAATTACATTCAGTATCCATTCATCATTAACGTGGCGAACCATATAATTAATTCATAACAATCTCACAAAAGAAATCTAATTAAATCAATCAAACATCCCCGATTAGAAATTTCGTTTATTTTGAACTCATAATATTGATTTTCAGATTTCCAATAAACGAACTGAAATGAAATAATCATGGTTTCCAAACACAACCTAAACGAGTTTCAACAACCTCTTATTTTCTCCCTACTTCCCCATTGCAAAACCAAAAAAGCCAACTTTTTACGAAAGTACCTTTTCCTAAAGCAGTgcaattttatttttttacattttgcGGGTATGATAGTTCCGGTAAATATGACATGCAAATGATCCACCTGAAATCTACAGTGAGCAGCGTAAGGCATCAATGGATGTCGTCGGTGTCATATGGAGCCCTTTACTTTCCAACAGTTGTAATGTTGTATCTTGGTTTTCCTGGATTAAGCTTCCAATTTCTTTTTCAAGAGGCTCTCTTATCAACTGGTCTTGAGGATGGTAGTGCCCGTACCCCTGCAATTTGAATCGTCGTTGTATACATAATTAGACGAAAAATACGATGACAACTTTAAGGTCTAGAACAAAACTTTTAAAAGGCTTTTGATTTTGAAAAGATGGTTGAAATACCTCCAGATAGCTTAAAGGAGCAGTGTGTGATCCGCCTCCGAGTTTGCTTCTGCTCAGTTCCTGCAATTTTAGTAGAGCTGTTGTTAATACCACAACAGTCACTCAACATGCAAGCATGAGGGTTATGTTATTTCGACTCCTCACTTTGCAGCCGTATCTACACGACAGTTATGGGTATGAGTATGGAATCCACACCCTATCCGACTATCTTACCACTCCGACATTCTCTTAGCAAACGGGGTGACAGATGCCTTGCATGACAGAAGTAAAGGAGACGACTTTATGAAAAATCAACCGTCTATGATAATTAATGGTCAATAAATTTTTTCACAAACCTCCTCAAATAATTCAAATTTATAAGTATATATCCTCTTTGTATCCAAATGCGTATCCTCATACTAAGATAGAGTCCTTGTGCCTAAAACTTTCAGCGATGCTAAGTCCGACTTACCTTGAGTTGAAGTTGCAAATACTTGACATGGGCAACAACCATGACCTTTCTCCTGAAAATCACATTGAAAAATTCCATTAGTTATCGCATAGTCATCTATATTATTATCAATGTTACTATAGATAAACTACACAATATATGAGCAATATAGTGAATCATgcaacaattaaagaaacaaaataaAGAAACGAATATGAAGTAGAAAGAAAAGATTATGATGAAAAGATTAGTACGCCTTTTTCAATGAAGAATCCaaatacatatacatatatatagtgGAGGGAAGGGGTGGCTACTAACTACAATATGTTTTTAATAGGGGTATAACTCATCTTATGATTAAATAATAGATTCTAAAATTGAAACTTTATCACTTCTAAAATCGTATGTAGATAGAATTTGCATAAATATTgggataattatacataatattattttaaataaaaattaattaggtaatttttaaaagttggagtctctagaattgcctgaaaaaagcctcttttat from Silene latifolia isolate original U9 population chromosome 5, ASM4854445v1, whole genome shotgun sequence encodes the following:
- the LOC141656163 gene encoding transcription factor UNE12-like, with the translated sequence MEFFNVIFRRKVMVVAHVKYLQLQLKELSRSKLGGGSHTAPLSYLEGYGHYHPQDQLIREPLEKEIGSLIQENQDTTLQLLESKGLHMTPTTSIDALRCSL